The following DNA comes from Candidatus Nitrosotalea okcheonensis.
TCATTGCTTCTTTTTCTAGTTTGACACGTTCTCCCTCTACAACAAAATGTGATTGAATCTGATCCAAAGTAGAAAGAATACTTTGTTTTTCCATGATTGGAATTTTGGCATTATTGACTACTTGGTCTCTGATTTTTATTATGAATTTTGGTATTTCTTTTTTTGTTTGCTTTGCAACAATATCTGATCTATATTTTTCAGTAAATTTGTAATATTCATGAAGAGTTTGTAGCACGAATCTTTTCAAGTCTTCAAATGCATTATTCTCTATGATTTTTTCCCTTGTTGTTGTATCCATGATCTGTGAATTATTTTTAGCAGTAATTGATACCCATCCTATTACACTGTCATTAGCTAGTTTTCCTGCAGTAGCTCTTGCACGAGACTCCAATCCCAGCCAATCGTTTCCAGATTCTCCATATGGTCTGACTTTAAAACCATCACGATATATTCGAATACCGCCATATTTTTTGACATCTTCACGTATTGTTGCAACTTTTGTTTCTCCATAAAATTCAGTCCATCCGAGAGGTCTACCAGTTGGATCATAGGGAAATCCGTAGTAAGTCAGTTTGACAGGTCCACATAATGCCATTGCAGCCTCTTTCTCTTCATTTAGAAATGGAAACTCTTCAAGTAATTCGTATTTTACTCCTCTAACATTTGGGATGATTGATTCCTTTCTATATTCTGCACTGGTGAAACGGATCAAAGAATCCCCTGTTAATTCAGCTATGAAATGATACGGAGCTTTTTTTAGTATCCCGCCTTTCACTTCAACTGTTACCGTCTTTCCTCCTTTTTCATATGTTGCAGTTATTTTAAATGGAAAATCAGGATCTATTTCTTCAGGTAATACTAGTAACGACAATTCATCTAGAACTTTAGTAATTTTATTTTTTGTCCATATGTCTCTAAGATTTAGTAATTCAATTTTTAGTCCCTGTTCTGATTCATTTTTAGGTGAATATTCTATTGGAATCTTGATCTTATCGAAGGATTTTTTTGTTTTTTCAAATTCATCCCAATTATTATCGACTATTGTGGTGTACTTTGAACCTCTTGTTTTTGAATGTAAAATTGTTCTATGTGATAACCTTTCTACCGCAAATCTGCCTACACCTTTTTCTCCAATTACTCGGCGATTTTTTTCCGTTATCAGTTCGTCTTCTGTTTTGCTAACCCCGATCTTCATCCACTTGTCGCGAATCTGTTCAAGTGTCATACCTTTACCAGTATCTTCAATTATGATTGTTGTTTGATCTTTATATTTTTCTACAAGATTGTATTGTACTACGTACCATGGATCCTTTTTTACTAAATCATCCAATTCTTTTACCGGAGCATCGGGTTTTTCATTTTTTAGTTTTGTAAATAAAATCTTGTATCTACGGTCAAGAGCATTAACAGCGTTACTGAGAAGTTCAACATGATTGAATTTTATGGTAACCGCTTTCGCATCTGCATCATAAGAATTTTTTACTAATTCAAATAATGCTTGAATTTCGGTTGAAACTGATTCTCTTCCCAATAGTTTGGGCAGTTTACTGGCAACTGTATACTTTAAAAATTTAGGTTGTTTCAACATCATAACGATAAATTGATTAGTTTTTTAACCCTATCATCCATGTGCGTATTAAAACCGCTCTCATAAAATGGATTGAATTTCTTCCCGTTTTGTCATTAAGTGTTCTCTTCCTCAAAATCTGTAAATCCCCATATGTCACTGATGGCTACTGTAAGTGTAGGTGAATTGACCTATTTTATGACATATTTTTGGTCCTGGACTTAATTAGAAAAATATAGAAATCCATCAATGAACTCTAATCAAATCATTTGTGAAGATTCTACTGTGGCATTAAGAAAACTTCATAGTGCTTCAATAGATCTTATTTATCTAGATCCTCCATTTTTCTCAAAAAGAAGTCATCAGAAGACAACCGTCCAAGGAGAAATTCGTTCATTTGATGATAGTTGGGAAGGAGGTATTGGACAGTATCTTGATTTTATGCAAAAGATAATTTCTGAATGTCACAGGGTTCTAAAGAAAAATGGAACAATCTATGTCCATTGTGATTGGCACATCTCGCACTATCTCAAGGTGAATCTTGATTCTATCTTTGGTTATTCAAATTTTAGAAACGAAATAATCTGGAAAAGACATAATTCTCATAATGACACAAAACAGGGTGCCAGAATTTTTGGAAGAATACATGATTCGATATTATACTATTCCAAAGGGGATAATCCTACTTGGAATCCCATTTATCAGAAATACTCTGAAGAATATGTCAGAAAGGCATACAGACACTTGGAAGAAGAAACTGGAAGAAATTATGCACATGGAGATCTTGGTGGTCCGGGAGGGGCAGCAAAGGGTGATCCCTACTATACATTCTTGGGAATAACACGACATTGGAGATTTTCTAAGAAAAGAATGGATGAATTATACCGAATGGGAAAAATTGTACAGACCAAACCGGGAAATATGCCGCTACTAAAAAGATATCTGGATGACATGAAAGGAATTCAACTACAGGATATCTGGGATGATATAAAACCAGTCAGATCCTCCAAGGCTGAATCAACAATGTACCCCACACAAAAACCCATAAAGCTTCTTGAGAGGCTGATACACATCTCATCAAATGAAAAGGATGTAGTACTTGATCCCTTCTGTGGCAGTGGCACTACTCTAGAGGCTGCGGACAACTTGGGAAGAAAATGGATTGGGATAGATGTGAGCAAGACTGCCTGTGAGATTACAAAAAAGCGAATGGAAAAAAGAAAAGAAACAGAAAAAATCATGACAGTAAAAACATGATGTATTTTTCTAAGGTTTTTCATGCGCCAGAATTTTGTCTAGCCTCATATTCTACATAATTAATTTTTTTGAAATCGTTGGATTTGTAAAAAATATGAACTGAGAACTGTAATCCTAACCCTTGTCCAAATGTCTGATGATTCGTCTCTTGTATTTCTCCGGGTTTTTCATTATGTCATGCTCCCAAAACCTTAGAACCGACCATCCATCACGTCTGAGTTTTCTTGAAACCCTTCTATCTCTGGCCATGTTTCCTTCTATCTTGTCTTGCCAGAATTTCTTTGCAGGCTTCTTTTGGTCGTGATATCTGCAGCCATGCCAAAAATCTCCGTCACAAAATATTGCAATTTTTTCTGCTGGGATTATGAAATCAGGACTGCCAAACATTTTTGGATACATTTCAAACTTTACGCCCATGTCTGAGAGGGCCTTCTTCATTGCAAG
Coding sequences within:
- a CDS encoding site-specific DNA-methyltransferase; translation: MNSNQIICEDSTVALRKLHSASIDLIYLDPPFFSKRSHQKTTVQGEIRSFDDSWEGGIGQYLDFMQKIISECHRVLKKNGTIYVHCDWHISHYLKVNLDSIFGYSNFRNEIIWKRHNSHNDTKQGARIFGRIHDSILYYSKGDNPTWNPIYQKYSEEYVRKAYRHLEEETGRNYAHGDLGGPGGAAKGDPYYTFLGITRHWRFSKKRMDELYRMGKIVQTKPGNMPLLKRYLDDMKGIQLQDIWDDIKPVRSSKAESTMYPTQKPIKLLERLIHISSNEKDVVLDPFCGSGTTLEAADNLGRKWIGIDVSKTACEITKKRMEKRKETEKIMTVKT
- a CDS encoding sensor histidine kinase, with the translated sequence MGRESVSTEIQALFELVKNSYDADAKAVTIKFNHVELLSNAVNALDRRYKILFTKLKNEKPDAPVKELDDLVKKDPWYVVQYNLVEKYKDQTTIIIEDTGKGMTLEQIRDKWMKIGVSKTEDELITEKNRRVIGEKGVGRFAVERLSHRTILHSKTRGSKYTTIVDNNWDEFEKTKKSFDKIKIPIEYSPKNESEQGLKIELLNLRDIWTKNKITKVLDELSLLVLPEEIDPDFPFKITATYEKGGKTVTVEVKGGILKKAPYHFIAELTGDSLIRFTSAEYRKESIIPNVRGVKYELLEEFPFLNEEKEAAMALCGPVKLTYYGFPYDPTGRPLGWTEFYGETKVATIREDVKKYGGIRIYRDGFKVRPYGESGNDWLGLESRARATAGKLANDSVIGWVSITAKNNSQIMDTTTREKIIENNAFEDLKRFVLQTLHEYYKFTEKYRSDIVAKQTKKEIPKFIIKIRDQVVNNAKIPIMEKQSILSTLDQIQSHFVVEGERVKLEKEAMMDEKDAYRNLASVGITTGVVAHEVRDYLRSILSNSGTLKRELNKPEINKEIMLKSLEYMEPSIVNLRNYMTLIGSFTSAMSSRKKEFRRKKDINLYNELVFIKNSLRGIFERWGINFIIDIPKNLPKLRMFQADLQSILLNLISNSIKSLKLLADDRKKILDAKKNTIRISAAVDKKYVYIKFSDNGIGIPQMDRKFVFELFWTRTANMESVRAGSGLGLPIVKETVKDYGGEITIEDESEFKTGVTFKISLPVEKVLRNE
- a CDS encoding very short patch repair endonuclease; this translates as MTDVFTPEKRSWVMSRIRGSNTKIDLAMKKALSDMGVKFEMYPKMFGSPDFIIPAEKIAIFCDGDFWHGCRYHDQKKPAKKFWQDKIEGNMARDRRVSRKLRRDGWSVLRFWEHDIMKNPEKYKRRIIRHLDKG